The proteins below come from a single Papaver somniferum cultivar HN1 chromosome 11, ASM357369v1, whole genome shotgun sequence genomic window:
- the LOC113322893 gene encoding probable mediator of RNA polymerase II transcription subunit 26b — MEDSMGGINYWRKYFQSANTDIFDVIENAIVVAASDCPKEFRNRRDRIAEKLFTCRLSRCLGCDHVELKVPINQGDDDGLKSKNSNESGVDFEREKESKVNSSTDDHLGGMNLNPGSNYSYDEAEALTEEIENETQTVGEVLRIKGILANCENESDGVLFESLRRLQLMQLSVDTLKATEIGKAVNTLRKHKSKQLRHLARTLIEGWKILVDEWVCTAAAFKGMESSPDSVKPSDTGEEGGLASPPLDFAALADYGTLLAPDSSIQLSDKFFDEVDECGNPRNSGEFNNNHDRRRGPVSRVVPTRKPQLPDHKSNLTANENRFPPPRKEETMSELSKTPNVSSGRPRIPKPSPEQKANTVMKLQQNVDTVGNQRRPSPFSGQQGKPECPDDPLLEAAKRRLHENYQLADNVKRQRTIQVMELHDIPKQGLGHKNPHVRHGGNNRKWSNGRR, encoded by the exons ATGGAGGATAGTATGGGCGGAATTAATTACTGGAGGAAATATTTCCAGAGCGCTAATACTGATATATTTGATGTAATTGAAAATGcgattgttgttgctgcttctgATTGCCCTAAAGAGTTCAGAAATCGAAGAGATCGAATTGCTGAGAAGCTATTTACATGTCGACTGAGTCGATGTTTGGGTTGTGATCATGTTGAATTGAAAGTACCAATTAACCAAGGAGATGATGATGGATTGAAGAGTAAGAATTCTAATGAAAGTGGTGTTGATTttgaaagagagaaagagagtaaGGTGAATAGTAGTACTGATGATCATCTAGGTGGAATGAATTTGAACCCAGGGAGTAACTATAGTTATGATGAAGCCGAAGCTTTGACTGAAGAGATTGAAAATGAGACTCAAACTGTTGGTGAAGTGTTGAGAATTAAAGGAATTCTTGCTAATTGTGAAAATGAG TCAGATGGAGTGCTGTTTGAATCACTAAGGAGGCTTCAATTGATGCAACTCTCCGTAGATACATTGAAG GCAACAGAAATTGGAAAGGCTGTTAACACTCTCCGGAAGCACAAATCGAAGCAGCTCCGACATCTTGCGCGGACTCTCATCGA AGGGTGGAAGATTTTGGTAGATGAATGGGTCTGTACTGCAGCTGCATTTAAAG GCATGGAAAGCTCACCAGATTCCGTGAAACCATCCGACACTGGCGAAGAAGGAGGCCTTGCATCACCTCCTTTAGATTTTGCAGCTTTGGCGGATTATGGAACTCTTTTAGCACCTGATTCTTCAATTCAGCTCTCTGATAAG TTCTTTGATGAAGTGGATGAATGTGGAA ATCCTCGAAACAGTGGTGAATTCAACAACAATCATGACCGTCGAAGGGGGCCTGTGTCTCGTGTTGTTCCTACGAGGAAGCCACAACTCCCTGATCATAAATCTAATTTGACAGCAAACGAGAACAGATTCCCTCCACCGAGGAAGGAAGAAACAATGTCTGAACTTTCTAAGACTCCAAATGTCAGTTCAGGGCGACCAAGAATTCCGAAACCATCACCGGAGCAGAAAGCAAACACTGTAATGAAGCTCCAGCAGAATGTGGACACTGTTGGCAACCAAAGACGGCCTTCTCCATTTTCTGGTCAACAGGGT AAACCCGAGTGTCCGGATGATCCGTTATTGGAAGCTGCTAAAAGGAGGCTACATGAAAATTACCAACTAGCGGACAATG TAAAGAGGCAACGAACAATACAAGTCATGGAATTGCATGATATTCCTAAACAAGGCCTTGGTCACAAAAACCCACACGTAAGACATGGAGGAAACAACAGGAAGTGGTCGAATGGACGGCGTTAA